The Alosa sapidissima isolate fAloSap1 chromosome 6, fAloSap1.pri, whole genome shotgun sequence genome window below encodes:
- the LOC121711041 gene encoding alpha-1-antitrypsin homolog: MRMIVHCGVVAALLLSVALAAPQGDHEGHDHGPHTAEHHHHLHHGEDEPHPQHEGQHSQMLSQPNADFAFTLYKKLSALPEQSNIFFSPLSISMALSMLALGAKGDTFSQLYEALGYAEMTPETVKEANEHMIHMFGHTQDDLKIEVGNAIVVTEKANVMDKFLEDTKHHYGSETLSVDFSKPDITVQEINKYIAQQTNNTITDMVKNVHPATLMMLINCLYFRGGWVRYFEEYLTKKDDFYVDENTKVTVDMMQRKGYYRFYEDKENFTTVLELPYKGSASMIIMMPDEGKMKEVEKSMTQAHFKHWKQSLSGSTVIVHVPKLSISGSYSLKETLEGMGMASVFSDTADFSGMTGHKLTMSQVEHKAILNVDEKGTEAAAVTLIMLMGSARVEPIIIKINRPFLVFITESTTDSILFMGKISDPTSK; this comes from the exons ATGAGAATGATTGTGCATTGTGGTGTGGTAGCTGCCCTGCTCCTGTCTGTGGCCTTGGCCGCCCCACAGGGTGACCATGAGGGCCATGACCACGGGCCCCACACAGCAGAACATCACCATCACCTCCACCATGGAGAGGACGAGCCCCATCCACAGCACGAGGGCCAACACAGCCAAATGCTCAGTCAACCCAATGCTGACTTTGCCTTCACTCTCTACAAGAAGCTGAGTGCTTTACCTGAACAGTCAAACATCTTCTTCTCCCCACTGAGCATATCCATGGCTCTGTCCATGCTGGCTCTTGGAGCAAAGGGTGACACTTTCTCCCAGCTGTACGAGGCTCTTGGCTATGCTGAAATGACCCCCGAGACCGTCAAGGAGGCAAATGAGCACATGATTCACATGTTTGGTCATACACAGGACGACCTGAAGATTGAAGTAGGCAATGCTATTGTTGTTACAGAGAAAGCCAACGTCATGGATAAATTCTTAGAGGACACCAAACACCACTATGGGAGTGAGACACTGTCTGTGGATTTCTCTAAACCTGATATTACTGTTCAAGAGATCAACAAATACATAGCTCAACAAACCAACAACACGATCACTGATATGGTGAAGAATGTGCATCCAGCCACTCTTATGATGCTAATCAACTGCTTGTATTtcagag GAGGATGGGTACGATATTTTGAAGAATATCTAACTAAAAAAGATGACTTTTATGTGGATGAAAACACTAAGGTGACCGTGGACATGATGCAAAGGAAAGGTTATTATAGATTCTACGAGGACAAAGAGAACTTTACTACTGTGCTCGAGCTTCCATACAAGGGCAGTGCATCTATGATCATCATGATGCCGGACGAGGGGAAGATGAAGGAGGTGGAGAAAAGCATGACCCAAGCCCATTTCAAACATTGGAAACAATCACTGTCAGGAAG TACTGTGATAGTTCATGTCCCaaaattgtccatttctggctcatattcactgaaagaaaCTCTGGAAGGGATGGGAATGGCCAGTGTCTTCTCTGACACCGCTGATTTTTCTGGAATGACGGGTCACAAATTGACCATGTCACAG GTGGAACATAAAGCCATTCTCAATGTTGATGAGAAAGGCACAGAAGCAGCTGCCGTCACCTTGATAATGCTGATGGGATCTGCTCGTGTAGAACCAATCATCATAAAAATCAACAGGCCATTCTTGGTCTTCATCACTGAAAGTACCACCGACAGTATCCTCTTCATGGGAAAAATTTCAGATCCTACCTCTAAATGA